A genomic region of Tsukamurella pulmonis contains the following coding sequences:
- a CDS encoding cation:dicarboxylate symporter family transporter: MAAQGKRDKTHWLYIAVIIAVVAGVIVGLLAPEFGKGLKPLGDLFVDLIKMMIAPVIFCTIVLGIGSVRAAASVGKIGGLAMGYFVLMSTFALAIGLFVGNLLKPGTGLNLPKEPGGGAKYADQAHEAGGTWDFIRSIVPDTLFSSLTSGSVLQALLVALLVGFGLQAMGSAGEPVLRGIGLVQKLVFRILVMVLWLAPVGAFGAIAAVVGATGFEAVKQLAWLMVAFYVTCAIFVFIILGLLLRFVTGLNVFKLARYLGREYLLIVATSSSESALPRLIAKMEHAGVEKSTVGIVVPTGYSFNLDGTAIYLTMASLFIADAMGAPFSLGEQFSLLLFMMIASKGAAGVTGAGLATLAGGLQTHRPDLLDGVPVIVGIDRFMSEARALTNFSGNAIATLLIGKWTSTVDLAQTQRVLDKQDPFDESTMVDDHDSAAPAPKEPAPAL; encoded by the coding sequence GTGGCGGCCCAAGGAAAACGCGACAAGACGCACTGGCTCTACATCGCGGTCATCATCGCCGTGGTGGCCGGGGTGATCGTGGGCCTGCTGGCCCCCGAGTTCGGCAAGGGTCTCAAGCCGCTCGGTGATCTCTTCGTGGACCTGATCAAGATGATGATCGCCCCGGTCATCTTCTGCACCATCGTGCTCGGCATCGGCTCGGTGCGGGCCGCGGCGTCGGTCGGCAAGATCGGCGGCCTCGCGATGGGCTACTTCGTGCTCATGTCGACCTTCGCCCTGGCGATCGGCCTGTTCGTGGGGAATCTGCTCAAGCCCGGCACCGGCCTGAACCTGCCGAAGGAGCCGGGCGGCGGCGCCAAGTACGCCGATCAGGCGCACGAGGCGGGCGGCACCTGGGACTTCATCCGCAGCATCGTGCCCGACACCCTGTTCTCGTCGCTGACGTCGGGCAGCGTGCTGCAGGCCCTGCTGGTCGCGCTGCTCGTGGGCTTCGGGCTCCAGGCGATGGGCAGCGCGGGGGAGCCCGTGCTGCGCGGCATCGGCCTGGTGCAGAAGCTGGTCTTCCGCATCCTCGTGATGGTGCTGTGGCTCGCGCCGGTCGGCGCGTTCGGCGCCATCGCGGCGGTGGTCGGCGCCACCGGCTTCGAGGCCGTCAAGCAGCTCGCGTGGCTCATGGTGGCCTTCTACGTGACCTGCGCGATCTTCGTCTTCATCATTCTCGGGCTGCTGCTGCGGTTCGTGACCGGGCTCAACGTGTTCAAGCTGGCGCGCTACCTGGGCCGCGAGTACCTGCTCATCGTCGCCACCAGCTCCAGCGAGTCCGCGCTGCCGCGCCTGATCGCGAAGATGGAGCACGCGGGCGTGGAGAAGTCGACCGTCGGCATCGTGGTGCCCACCGGCTACTCCTTCAACCTCGACGGCACCGCGATCTACCTGACGATGGCGTCGCTGTTCATCGCCGACGCGATGGGCGCGCCGTTCTCCCTCGGCGAGCAGTTCTCCCTGCTGCTGTTCATGATGATCGCCTCGAAGGGCGCCGCGGGCGTCACCGGTGCCGGTCTCGCGACGCTGGCCGGCGGCCTGCAGACCCACCGCCCGGACCTGCTCGACGGCGTCCCCGTGATCGTCGGCATCGACCGGTTCATGTCCGAGGCCCGCGCGCTGACCAACTTCTCGGGCAACGCGATCGCGACCCTGCTGATCGGGAAGTGGACCTCCACCGTCGACCTGGCGCAGACGCAGCGCGTGCTCGACAAGCAGGACCCGTTCGACGAGTCGACGATGGTCGACGACCACGACTCCGCGGCCCCGGCCCCGAAGGAGCCCGCCCCGGCGCTCTGA
- the dinB gene encoding DNA polymerase IV produces the protein MGIDGAGRTEASILHADLDSFYASVEQRDHPWLRGRPVLVGSGVVLAASYEAKAKGVRSPMPHREALALAPFAITMPPRFEAYMEASRRVFEIFRDTSPLVEGLSVDEAFLDVGGLRAIRGTPVRIAERLRERVRTEVGLPITVGVARSKFLAKVASAVGKPDGLLEVAPGTELQFLHPLPVRRLWGVGPKTEARLHEVGIATVGQIAELGEHRLAAFLGRGTARHLYALSMAHDPRRIDTGRRRKSIGAQRALGRRTKSEAEIESVALAIVDRLGERLRAAGRVTRTVELRLRFDDYASVTRSRSLREPTDRTEIVLATARALLDEAMPLIRERGCTLIGLSLANLENHGAVQLALPFDGGEHDADLDLAMDSLRTRYGRAAVTRGSLLHRPLGPDAPMLAEQD, from the coding sequence ATGGGAATCGACGGGGCCGGGCGCACGGAGGCGTCGATCCTGCACGCCGATCTCGATTCCTTCTACGCCTCGGTCGAGCAGCGCGATCACCCCTGGCTGCGCGGCCGCCCGGTGCTGGTGGGCTCGGGCGTCGTGCTGGCCGCGAGTTACGAGGCGAAGGCCAAGGGGGTGCGCTCGCCCATGCCGCACCGCGAGGCGCTCGCCCTGGCCCCGTTCGCGATCACCATGCCACCGCGCTTCGAGGCCTACATGGAGGCAAGCCGCCGCGTGTTCGAGATCTTCCGGGACACCTCGCCCCTGGTGGAGGGCCTGTCGGTCGACGAGGCCTTCCTCGACGTGGGCGGCCTGCGCGCCATCCGCGGCACGCCGGTGCGGATCGCGGAGCGGCTGCGCGAGCGCGTGCGCACGGAGGTCGGGCTGCCGATCACCGTGGGCGTCGCGCGCAGCAAGTTCCTGGCCAAGGTGGCCAGCGCCGTCGGCAAGCCCGACGGTCTGCTCGAGGTCGCGCCCGGTACGGAGCTGCAGTTCCTGCACCCGCTGCCGGTGCGGCGGCTGTGGGGCGTCGGCCCCAAGACCGAGGCCCGCCTGCACGAGGTGGGGATCGCCACCGTCGGGCAGATCGCGGAACTGGGCGAGCACCGCCTGGCCGCATTCCTCGGCCGCGGCACCGCGCGGCACCTGTACGCACTGTCGATGGCGCACGACCCGCGCCGCATCGACACCGGTCGGCGCCGCAAGTCCATCGGTGCGCAGCGCGCGCTGGGCCGACGGACGAAGTCGGAGGCCGAGATCGAGAGCGTCGCGCTGGCGATCGTCGACCGGCTCGGCGAGCGCCTGCGCGCGGCCGGTCGGGTGACGCGCACCGTCGAACTGCGGCTGCGGTTCGACGACTACGCCTCCGTCACCCGCTCCCGCTCGCTGCGCGAGCCCACCGACCGGACGGAGATCGTGCTCGCCACCGCGCGGGCCCTGCTCGACGAGGCCATGCCGCTCATCCGTGAGCGGGGCTGCACGCTGATCGGGCTCTCGCTGGCGAACCTGGAGAACCACGGCGCGGTGCAGCTGGCCCTGCCGTTCGACGGGGGCGAGCACGACGCCGACCTGGACCTCGCGATGGACAGCCTGCGCACCCGGTACGGGCGCGCGGCCGTGACCCGGGGCTCGCTGCTGCACCGACCCCTCGGCCCGGACGCGCCGATGCTCGCCGAGCAGGACTGA
- a CDS encoding amino acid permease has translation MTTSPAAPSNPEEGEQLTRALSNRHIQLIAIGGAIGTGLFMGSGKTISVAGPSVILVYMVIGFMLYFVMRAMGELLLSRTGYRNFSDFAGDILGPWAAHFTGWTYWFCWVVTAVADVVVIASVYITFWAKDIPPWIPAVAVIVLLIGLNLPTVRAFGETEFWFAMIKIVAIVALIIVGAVLIITGFEHDGARASIANLWEHGGMFPQGFMGFIAGFQIAVFAFVGIELVGTTAAETKNPEKNLPRAINSIPIRILLFYVGSLVVLMSVVPWDRFSKDESPFVMLFTLAGLGAAAHLVNAVVLTSAMSSANSGIYSTSRMVYGLATEGDAPRIFAKLSSRKVPQNALFLTGVMLLSSVVLLGFGLDKSAGFTVVTTVSSLCFMFVWTIILVSYLVYRSRRPQAHAESAFKMPLGTVMPWVIFAFFLFLLWAFTRETDTLQAMLVTPIWFLIVGAAYLVLRRNPEHLAARRAFAARVAEEKKAAAQWRAARG, from the coding sequence ATGACCACTTCACCTGCGGCACCGTCGAACCCGGAGGAGGGTGAGCAGCTCACCCGAGCCCTGAGCAACCGCCACATCCAGCTCATCGCGATCGGCGGCGCCATCGGTACCGGCCTGTTCATGGGCTCCGGCAAGACGATCTCGGTCGCCGGGCCGTCGGTGATCCTCGTGTACATGGTGATCGGGTTCATGCTCTACTTCGTCATGCGCGCGATGGGCGAGCTGCTGCTCAGCCGCACCGGGTACCGCAACTTCTCCGACTTCGCCGGCGACATCCTGGGCCCGTGGGCCGCGCACTTCACCGGGTGGACCTACTGGTTCTGCTGGGTGGTCACCGCCGTCGCCGACGTGGTCGTCATCGCGTCGGTCTACATCACCTTCTGGGCCAAGGACATTCCGCCGTGGATCCCTGCGGTCGCGGTGATCGTGCTGCTCATCGGCCTCAACCTGCCGACGGTCCGTGCGTTCGGCGAGACCGAGTTCTGGTTCGCCATGATCAAGATCGTCGCGATCGTGGCGCTCATCATCGTCGGCGCGGTACTCATCATCACCGGCTTCGAGCACGACGGCGCCCGCGCCTCGATCGCCAACCTCTGGGAGCACGGCGGCATGTTCCCGCAGGGCTTCATGGGCTTCATCGCGGGCTTCCAGATCGCCGTCTTCGCCTTCGTCGGCATCGAACTCGTGGGCACCACCGCGGCCGAGACGAAGAACCCGGAGAAGAACCTGCCGCGGGCGATCAACTCGATCCCGATCCGCATCCTGCTCTTCTACGTCGGCTCGCTGGTCGTGCTCATGTCCGTGGTGCCGTGGGACCGGTTCAGCAAGGACGAGTCGCCGTTCGTCATGCTCTTCACCCTCGCGGGCCTGGGCGCCGCCGCGCACCTGGTCAACGCGGTCGTGCTGACCTCGGCCATGTCGTCGGCGAACTCGGGCATCTACTCCACCTCGCGCATGGTCTACGGCCTCGCCACCGAGGGCGACGCCCCGAGGATCTTCGCGAAGCTCTCCAGCCGCAAGGTGCCGCAGAACGCCCTGTTCCTCACCGGCGTGATGTTGCTGTCCTCGGTGGTGCTGCTCGGCTTCGGTCTCGACAAGTCCGCGGGCTTCACGGTGGTCACCACGGTCTCGTCGCTGTGCTTCATGTTCGTCTGGACGATCATCCTCGTCAGCTACCTGGTGTACCGCAGCCGCCGCCCGCAGGCGCACGCCGAGAGCGCCTTCAAGATGCCGCTCGGCACGGTGATGCCGTGGGTGATCTTCGCGTTCTTCCTGTTCCTGCTGTGGGCCTTCACCCGCGAGACCGACACGCTGCAGGCGATGCTGGTGACGCCGATCTGGTTCCTCATCGTCGGTGCCGCGTACCTCGTACTGCGTCGCAACCCGGAGCACCTCGCCGCGCGGCGTGCCTTCGCCGCCCGCGTGGCGGAGGAGAAGAAGGCCGCCGCGCAGTGGCGGGCCGCGCGGGGCTGA
- a CDS encoding alcohol dehydrogenase family protein, whose product MRAVQLVAHGGLDNLVHREDVPVPSPAAGEVLIDVRACGMNNTDVWVREGAYGTETDPDSVSTWRRGRSTLTFPRIQGADIVGRIAAVGDGVDGARIGERVIVDFSIYNRPEGDESLADIDYIGHGRDGGYAQYVAVPAENAYRTTAPITDAELATFCCAYLTAEQMLDRARLSSGERVLVTGASGGVGSAIIQLARVRGALPYAVSSRGKEQALREIGAEAVVLRDEADLVSAVERTVGAPVDVVADLVGGPMFNDLLRILRPEGRYTTAGAIAGPVVQLDLRTMYLKQLELHGSSQGTRTAFRRLLGHIESGAIRPLLSATYPLSRLHDAQRAFLGKEYVGKLVVVPDRHWDEVGAAHAAP is encoded by the coding sequence ATGAGGGCCGTGCAGCTCGTCGCCCACGGCGGGCTGGACAACCTCGTCCACCGCGAGGACGTACCCGTGCCCAGCCCCGCCGCCGGCGAGGTGCTCATCGACGTCCGTGCCTGCGGCATGAACAACACCGACGTCTGGGTGCGCGAGGGCGCGTACGGGACGGAGACCGACCCGGATTCCGTGTCCACCTGGCGCCGTGGCCGCTCCACGCTGACCTTTCCCCGGATCCAGGGCGCCGATATCGTGGGCCGCATCGCCGCGGTGGGCGACGGGGTGGACGGCGCGCGGATCGGCGAGCGGGTGATCGTCGATTTCAGCATCTACAACCGCCCGGAGGGCGATGAGAGCCTCGCGGACATCGACTACATCGGGCACGGCCGCGACGGGGGCTACGCCCAGTACGTCGCGGTGCCAGCGGAGAACGCCTACCGCACAACGGCTCCCATCACCGATGCGGAGCTCGCGACCTTCTGCTGCGCGTACCTCACCGCGGAGCAGATGCTCGATCGGGCCCGGTTGTCCTCCGGGGAGCGGGTTCTCGTGACCGGCGCCTCGGGCGGCGTCGGCTCGGCGATCATCCAGCTCGCGCGGGTGCGCGGGGCTCTCCCGTACGCGGTCTCCAGCCGCGGGAAGGAGCAGGCGCTGCGCGAGATCGGCGCGGAGGCGGTCGTGCTGCGAGACGAGGCCGACCTCGTCTCAGCCGTCGAGCGCACCGTCGGCGCGCCCGTCGACGTGGTGGCGGATCTGGTCGGGGGCCCGATGTTCAACGACCTGCTGCGCATCCTGCGCCCCGAGGGGCGGTACACCACCGCCGGAGCCATCGCGGGCCCCGTGGTGCAGCTGGACCTGCGCACCATGTACCTCAAACAGCTGGAGCTGCACGGCTCCTCGCAGGGAACCAGGACAGCGTTCCGTCGACTCCTGGGGCACATCGAGTCGGGTGCGATCCGGCCGCTGCTCTCGGCCACCTACCCGCTCTCGCGCCTGCACGACGCGCAGCGCGCGTTCCTGGGCAAGGAGTACGTCGGGAAGCTGGTGGTCGTGCCCGATCGCCACTGGGACGAGGTGGGGGCGGCGCATGCTGCGCCGTGA
- a CDS encoding response regulator, whose protein sequence is MTIRVLVVDDEPRIASAHAEYVRRMDGFELAGVAGTAGAALQEVRRSAVAGPPVDLVLADVGLPDRSGLDLAADLAGVRPQPDVMVITSARDMETVRGAMASGAILYLIKPFTFAAFADRLRRYLSFREALGGGDVGQREVDAAFAALREAPAATTAPKGLAPSTLETVTGALRHADEPLGAAEVAARTGMSRVTAWRYLERLADDRLCERITEYGGRGRPEVRYRWL, encoded by the coding sequence ATGACGATCCGGGTGCTGGTGGTCGACGACGAGCCGCGGATCGCGAGCGCGCACGCCGAATACGTCCGGCGCATGGACGGTTTCGAGCTCGCCGGTGTCGCCGGCACGGCGGGCGCCGCCCTGCAGGAGGTGCGACGGTCCGCCGTCGCCGGCCCGCCCGTCGACCTGGTGCTCGCGGACGTGGGGCTGCCGGACCGCAGCGGGCTCGACCTCGCGGCGGACCTGGCGGGCGTCCGCCCGCAGCCCGACGTCATGGTGATCACCTCGGCGCGCGACATGGAGACCGTCCGCGGCGCGATGGCGAGCGGCGCGATCCTCTACCTCATCAAGCCCTTCACCTTCGCCGCCTTCGCGGACCGGCTGCGCCGCTACCTGTCCTTCCGCGAGGCGCTCGGCGGCGGCGATGTCGGCCAGCGCGAGGTCGACGCCGCATTCGCGGCACTGCGCGAGGCTCCCGCGGCGACGACGGCGCCGAAGGGGCTGGCACCGTCGACCCTGGAGACCGTGACCGGCGCGCTGCGGCACGCCGACGAGCCGCTGGGCGCGGCGGAGGTCGCGGCACGGACGGGGATGTCGCGGGTCACGGCGTGGCGCTACCTCGAACGCCTCGCGGACGACCGCCTGTGCGAACGGATCACCGAGTACGGCGGCCGCGGCCGCCCGGAGGTGCGCTACCGCTGGCTCTGA
- a CDS encoding SecDF P1 head subdomain-containing protein: protein MGSRGITVLGVVAMITATTAVTACQGVAAGEPVATPQVPQIRLVTNVLPTTPAQCGSGIPAAEEPARMCNTAGDLLYEVDRSVTHSPVKRASAGVPQNQTQWVVTFDLTDADADAFAELTARNVGKQIAIAVGGRVITAPSVNGPISAGMVQVTGGFDEKSAKDLAHRLQPS, encoded by the coding sequence ATGGGGTCCAGGGGCATCACAGTACTCGGTGTCGTCGCGATGATCACCGCGACGACGGCCGTGACCGCCTGTCAGGGCGTCGCCGCCGGCGAGCCGGTGGCGACCCCGCAGGTGCCGCAGATCCGCCTGGTCACCAACGTGCTCCCGACCACCCCGGCGCAGTGCGGATCCGGGATCCCCGCCGCCGAGGAGCCCGCCCGGATGTGCAACACCGCAGGCGATCTCCTGTATGAGGTGGATCGGTCGGTCACGCATTCCCCGGTCAAGCGCGCGAGCGCCGGTGTGCCGCAGAACCAGACGCAGTGGGTGGTCACGTTCGATCTGACCGACGCCGACGCCGATGCCTTCGCGGAGCTCACCGCGCGCAACGTGGGCAAGCAGATCGCGATCGCCGTAGGCGGACGCGTGATTACCGCACCCTCGGTCAACGGGCCGATCTCCGCCGGCATGGTGCAGGTCACCGGCGGCTTCGACGAGAAGTCCGCGAAGGACCTCGCGCACCGGCTGCAGCCGTCCTGA
- a CDS encoding SDR family oxidoreductase yields the protein MTDGNGRSIAVTGGGAGIGAATCRLLAARGHRVWIGDRDEAAAHAVAERIRAVGGRAVAVPLDVTDEASFAAFLDAAEADGPLDALVNNAGVMWVGPFAQESTASIERQVAVNLVGPILGTRLAARRMVPRGRGHVVTVASAASKLSPAGEATYSATKHGIYGYLRAVRRELRGTGVELSVVMPAVVDTALAAGTTTGGAAMLTPETIAEAVAGALDRPRFEVHVPRTVALLDRLQTLAPQAVRDLLDRLLVPDQVRTADRAARADYERGVTDGPQSQR from the coding sequence ATGACGGACGGCAACGGGCGGAGCATCGCGGTGACCGGCGGCGGCGCGGGCATCGGCGCCGCCACCTGCCGCCTCCTCGCGGCACGCGGCCACCGGGTGTGGATCGGCGATCGCGACGAGGCCGCCGCGCACGCGGTCGCAGAGCGGATCCGCGCCGTGGGCGGCCGCGCCGTGGCCGTGCCGCTGGACGTGACGGACGAGGCCTCCTTCGCCGCGTTCCTCGACGCCGCCGAGGCCGACGGTCCGCTGGACGCGCTGGTCAACAACGCCGGGGTGATGTGGGTCGGCCCGTTCGCGCAGGAGAGCACCGCATCGATCGAGCGGCAGGTGGCCGTGAACCTCGTCGGACCCATCCTGGGGACCCGGCTCGCCGCCCGCCGCATGGTCCCCCGCGGCCGCGGGCACGTGGTGACCGTGGCGTCGGCGGCGTCGAAGCTCAGCCCGGCGGGCGAGGCCACCTACAGCGCCACCAAACACGGGATCTACGGCTACTTGCGCGCGGTGCGCCGCGAATTGCGCGGCACCGGTGTGGAACTGAGCGTGGTCATGCCCGCCGTCGTCGACACCGCGCTCGCGGCCGGCACCACCACGGGCGGCGCGGCGATGCTCACGCCCGAAACGATCGCGGAGGCCGTCGCGGGTGCGCTCGACCGGCCGCGGTTCGAGGTGCACGTGCCGCGGACCGTCGCCCTGCTGGACCGGCTGCAGACCCTGGCGCCGCAAGCCGTGCGGGACCTGTTGGACCGCTTGCTCGTTCCCGACCAGGTCCGTACCGCCGACCGCGCGGCGCGGGCCGACTACGAGCGCGGCGTCACCGACGGGCCTCAGAGCCAGCGGTAG
- a CDS encoding SDR family oxidoreductase — protein sequence MKTYLITGATGFLGRRIVPLLLERDPDAVVHLLVRPSSVSKLDQWRARYGEERVRPLLGDLAAPGLGIESEPAGIDAVLHLGAVYDMAASAEANDAVNVEGTRAVIALALRAGAELHHVSSVAVAGDHRGPFSENDFDLGQGFPSPYHRTKFESEKLVRDADGLRWRIYRPAIVVGDSRTGEMDKIDGPYYFFPAFDALRRVPSMIPMVVPDTGDTNVVPVDYVAEALVELLLRNEGTGRTYHLVNPQPQSVLELYRAIARPAGAPRAVGRVSRRIVDPALRASGAGRVGVARDTVLKQAGIPPKAFENLGFTATYTSEPTRRALQGTGIEVPPLKEYGPKLFAYWREQLDPARLRRRDPIAGRHVVVTGASSGIGRQTAISLGEQGARLILLARNAAELEATAEQVRAGGGEAWAYVCDVTDADAVDATVARILAEHGHVDYLINNAGRSIRRSVKASTGRMHDFERTMDVNYFGAVRMILALLPHMRERGFGHVVNISSIGVLARGPRFAAYVASKAALDAFTDIAATELLSDHVTFTNIHMPLVRTEMIAPTEAYDDARVISPQRAARMIIRALRERPTRVNTPLGVVGAFGRSVTPRITRRMLHQDYLASRDSAAAKGATVPAPPAVAAGPS from the coding sequence ATGAAGACCTACCTGATCACCGGCGCCACCGGATTCCTGGGCCGGCGCATCGTCCCGCTGCTGCTCGAGCGCGACCCCGACGCCGTGGTGCACCTGCTGGTGCGCCCGTCGTCGGTGTCCAAGCTCGATCAGTGGCGCGCCCGCTACGGCGAGGAGCGCGTCCGGCCCCTGCTGGGCGACCTCGCCGCCCCCGGCCTGGGCATCGAGTCCGAGCCCGCGGGCATCGACGCCGTACTCCACCTCGGCGCCGTCTACGACATGGCCGCGAGCGCCGAGGCGAACGACGCGGTCAACGTCGAGGGCACCCGCGCCGTCATCGCGCTCGCCCTGCGCGCCGGCGCGGAGCTGCACCACGTCTCCTCCGTCGCGGTCGCCGGCGATCACCGGGGCCCGTTCTCCGAGAACGACTTCGACCTCGGGCAGGGCTTCCCCTCGCCGTACCACCGCACCAAGTTCGAGTCCGAGAAGTTGGTGCGCGACGCCGACGGCCTGCGCTGGCGGATCTACCGCCCCGCGATCGTGGTCGGAGATTCGCGCACCGGCGAGATGGACAAGATCGACGGGCCGTACTACTTCTTCCCCGCCTTCGACGCCCTGCGGCGCGTGCCGTCGATGATCCCGATGGTGGTGCCGGACACCGGCGACACCAATGTCGTGCCGGTCGACTACGTGGCCGAGGCGCTGGTCGAGCTGCTGCTCCGGAACGAGGGGACGGGGCGGACCTACCACCTCGTGAACCCGCAGCCGCAGAGCGTCCTGGAGCTCTACCGCGCCATCGCCCGCCCCGCCGGAGCGCCGCGCGCGGTGGGCCGAGTGTCGCGCCGCATCGTGGATCCCGCCCTCCGCGCCAGCGGGGCGGGCAGGGTCGGCGTCGCGCGCGACACCGTCCTCAAGCAGGCCGGGATCCCGCCCAAGGCCTTCGAGAACCTCGGATTCACCGCCACCTACACCTCGGAGCCGACCCGGCGGGCGCTGCAGGGCACCGGGATCGAGGTGCCGCCGCTCAAGGAGTACGGCCCGAAGCTGTTCGCGTACTGGCGCGAGCAGCTCGATCCGGCGCGGCTGCGCCGCCGGGATCCGATCGCCGGGCGCCACGTGGTCGTCACGGGCGCCTCGTCGGGCATCGGCCGGCAGACCGCGATCTCCCTCGGCGAGCAGGGCGCTCGGTTGATCCTGCTGGCGCGCAACGCCGCCGAGCTGGAAGCCACCGCGGAGCAGGTGCGGGCGGGCGGCGGCGAGGCCTGGGCCTACGTGTGCGACGTGACGGACGCCGACGCCGTCGATGCGACCGTGGCGCGGATCCTCGCCGAGCACGGCCATGTGGACTACCTCATCAACAACGCGGGCCGGTCGATCCGGCGTTCGGTCAAGGCCTCCACGGGCCGGATGCACGACTTCGAGCGCACCATGGACGTCAACTACTTCGGTGCCGTCCGCATGATCCTGGCGCTGCTGCCGCACATGCGCGAGCGCGGCTTCGGGCACGTGGTGAACATCTCGAGCATCGGCGTGCTCGCCCGCGGGCCGCGCTTCGCGGCGTACGTCGCGAGTAAGGCGGCGCTGGACGCCTTCACCGACATCGCCGCGACCGAGCTGCTCTCGGATCACGTGACGTTCACCAACATCCACATGCCGCTCGTCCGAACCGAGATGATCGCCCCGACGGAGGCCTACGACGACGCGCGGGTGATCAGCCCGCAGCGGGCGGCCCGGATGATCATCCGCGCCCTGCGCGAGCGCCCCACCCGGGTGAACACCCCGCTGGGTGTCGTCGGCGCGTTCGGCCGCTCCGTCACCCCGCGCATCACCCGCCGGATGCTGCACCAGGACTACCTCGCCTCGCGCGACTCGGCGGCCGCCAAGGGCGCGACCGTACCGGCACCGCCCGCGGTGGCCGCCGGCCCGTCCTAG
- a CDS encoding proline racemase family protein — protein MLRRERSLELIDTQSGGDVSRIVVAGIGPIPGATVREKARYLQRAGDGLRRLLLSEPYGDPAMSVDLIVEPGHPEAQAGYVIMEAMGYPMYSGSNTICTATALLQSGAIPMREGVQRLVLESPAGLARIDAVVHDDRVESITTQGEPAYVEREGLTVDVPYYGEVRYDLVWSGAHYALIDAAAWDFRISADEQIALTAFGDAVVRAARPGLALEHPDLGDVGPLSFAHFTGPVTRLAPGRYESPSATYVHPGVLCRSPTGTGTSARLALMHRRGEIAEGESLETISPRGNRFVGTVRGEGRVGGYAALHSVITGQARLIAHSRLVIDLEDPLVDASDMEDLLTVDPSALSGGSPVAKN, from the coding sequence ATGCTGCGCCGTGAGCGCTCGCTCGAGCTGATCGATACGCAGTCCGGCGGCGACGTCAGCCGGATCGTCGTCGCGGGGATCGGGCCGATCCCCGGAGCGACGGTGCGCGAGAAGGCGCGGTACCTGCAGCGCGCGGGCGACGGGCTCCGCCGGCTCCTGCTCTCCGAACCGTACGGCGACCCGGCGATGTCGGTGGACCTGATCGTCGAACCCGGCCACCCGGAGGCACAGGCCGGCTACGTGATCATGGAGGCGATGGGCTACCCGATGTACTCGGGCTCGAACACCATCTGCACGGCGACCGCGCTGCTGCAGAGCGGGGCGATCCCGATGCGGGAGGGTGTGCAGCGACTGGTGCTCGAATCGCCCGCCGGGCTGGCGCGGATCGACGCCGTGGTGCACGACGACCGGGTCGAATCCATCACCACGCAGGGCGAGCCGGCCTACGTGGAGCGGGAGGGGCTCACCGTCGACGTGCCGTACTACGGCGAGGTCCGCTACGACCTGGTCTGGAGCGGCGCGCACTACGCGCTGATCGACGCCGCCGCCTGGGACTTCCGGATCAGCGCCGACGAGCAGATCGCGCTGACCGCCTTCGGCGACGCCGTCGTCCGCGCGGCCCGGCCCGGGCTCGCCCTCGAGCACCCGGACCTGGGGGACGTGGGCCCGCTGTCCTTCGCGCACTTCACCGGACCCGTGACCCGGCTGGCGCCGGGGCGGTACGAGTCGCCGTCGGCCACGTACGTGCACCCCGGCGTGCTGTGCCGCAGCCCCACGGGGACGGGGACCTCGGCGCGCCTGGCCCTGATGCACCGCCGGGGCGAGATCGCGGAGGGGGAGTCGCTGGAGACGATCTCGCCGCGCGGTAACCGGTTCGTCGGCACGGTGCGCGGGGAGGGGCGTGTGGGCGGGTACGCCGCGCTGCACTCCGTGATCACCGGGCAGGCCCGGCTGATCGCGCACTCGCGCCTGGTCATCGATCTGGAGGACCCGCTGGTGGACGCCTCGGACATGGAGGACCTGCTCACCGTCGACCCGTCCGCACTCTCCGGGGGATCGCCTGTTGCGAAGAACTGA
- a CDS encoding sensor histidine kinase: MIELGEDGAAADLAVADRSASQELIDRLAGDPAPSAVALLVAKTAAASALDVELTVAEGTDLARAPLPDPQLLTLLGNLVDNAIDAAGPGGWVELAAASGDGAWELRVADSGPGMSADEFARARMRGYSTKDRGGRLHGGGLGLALVDQVVRQAGGTIEAERAPSTVTVQLPGGAR; encoded by the coding sequence ATGATCGAGCTCGGGGAGGACGGGGCCGCGGCGGACCTGGCCGTCGCCGACCGCTCCGCCTCGCAGGAACTGATCGACCGGCTGGCGGGCGATCCCGCGCCGTCGGCCGTGGCGCTGCTGGTGGCCAAGACGGCCGCGGCGTCCGCGCTGGACGTCGAGCTGACCGTGGCCGAGGGCACCGACCTCGCCCGCGCGCCGCTGCCCGACCCGCAGTTGCTCACCCTCCTGGGCAACCTGGTGGACAACGCGATCGACGCCGCCGGCCCCGGCGGCTGGGTGGAACTCGCGGCGGCGAGCGGCGACGGGGCGTGGGAGCTGCGCGTCGCCGACAGCGGGCCCGGCATGTCCGCCGACGAGTTCGCCCGCGCCCGGATGCGCGGCTATTCCACGAAGGACCGCGGCGGCCGGTTGCACGGCGGGGGCCTCGGCCTCGCCCTGGTCGATCAGGTGGTGCGGCAGGCGGGTGGCACGATCGAGGCGGAACGCGCGCCGTCGACGGTGACGGTGCAGCTACCGGGAGGGGCGCGATGA